A genome region from Streptomyces sp. NBC_01296 includes the following:
- a CDS encoding 4'-phosphopantetheinyl transferase family protein, protein MDTTFPPITPGHVHRWGGAGLVVAHRPGRGRAAPVSPVLPPHLSPAERRVVHALPAWRRAEWVAGRVLAKRLVGEAVGAPEDDVEILPRDDGSPYVVVGGSPMPAVSVSISHTARHVAAALAPGPVGVDLCGTQSAAAVRRVGAHAFSPAELALIGTDRPDVLAGAWALKEAAVKADRSGIFGDAPRRVRITGLEPPVLSGRRRAMVWQAGDAVLALVLAHPAPSPSVPTALSSGPAD, encoded by the coding sequence ATGGACACCACCTTCCCGCCGATCACACCGGGCCACGTCCACCGATGGGGCGGAGCCGGCCTGGTCGTGGCCCATCGCCCGGGCCGGGGGCGGGCAGCGCCCGTCTCACCGGTTCTCCCGCCGCACCTCTCACCGGCCGAACGGCGCGTGGTCCACGCGCTGCCGGCGTGGCGGCGGGCCGAGTGGGTGGCCGGCCGTGTGCTCGCCAAGCGCCTGGTCGGCGAAGCAGTCGGCGCACCGGAGGACGACGTGGAGATCCTCCCGCGTGACGACGGCAGTCCGTACGTCGTCGTCGGCGGCAGCCCGATGCCGGCCGTGAGCGTCTCCATCAGCCACACCGCCCGGCACGTCGCCGCGGCCCTCGCACCGGGGCCGGTCGGAGTCGACCTGTGCGGGACGCAATCGGCGGCCGCGGTCCGCCGGGTCGGGGCCCACGCCTTCTCCCCCGCGGAACTCGCCCTGATCGGTACGGACCGGCCCGATGTCCTGGCCGGCGCCTGGGCGCTCAAGGAAGCCGCGGTCAAGGCCGACCGCAGCGGCATCTTCGGTGACGCTCCGCGGCGCGTCCGGATCACCGGCCTCGAGCCTCCCGTACTCAGCGGACGGCGCCGCGCGATGGTGTGGCAGGCGGGGGACGCGGTCCTCGCCCTCGTCCTCGCGCACCCCGCCCCGTCACCGAGCGTCCCGACAGCCCTCTCCTCGGGGCCGGCCGACTGA
- a CDS encoding type I polyketide synthase: MTDIAITGLGCRFPGAPDIRAYWKLLLSGERQFSAVPAERWNHGTFHEPDNTSAPHTAYTDQVAFLDAVDRFAAPHYGVPPARARAMDPQHRLMLDVTREALDDAGLGRGDFDRENTGVFLGISVSDYKDLMAAPLRVIALADESPTADHPGGLDAAREQAAQLGTVQSFTLPGSLLNMAAGTVSRQFDLGGPSFAVDAACSGSLVALDQAIAQLGQGACRIAVVGGVYLNLTPDSLVGFSKLRALSATGVCRPFDEAADGFVLGEGSGAVVIRPLADALANGDRVYAVIKGIGSANDGASPGPLTPTPEGQLRAMRRAYDEAGVAPSSVGFIEAHGTGTAVGDRAEVEALRRLRTEFPDDDPALCYLAAGKALIGHSLSAAGIAGLIKTALVVHHRTIVPQPETSSHPDLGIAAAGLRFADTARPFRATGTPRRAAVSSFGFGGTNVHVVLEEQPAPAVDHLTERPEATRPQLVLLSAGNPDLLDEHIGDVLDALDTTDRPPVAAVAHTLGAREPLTARLAIVAADTDELVRRLREARRQLADGARGDLGDGAFAADAPLPPDRRRIAFLFPGQGSQRPGMMQDLYERFTGFRTTVDALSAVARRNIGFDLTDLLYGGAAAGEGDDEELRKRLAATDVCQPLLGTVQIAATHLLADCGLAPDLTLGHSVGEFAAAAAAGALADEATVRLLAHRGAALRRAETGSRGGMLAVQSDEETCRRLMTGIGDVWLACFNEPRQLVVSGSLRGLAVLRRTCAEAGVVTLPLEVSGAFHSPRFAAADEALSTYLADRRLGSPALPFVSSVDGAVCTDADRLGELWSRHASAPVRFGDAVRTAYEQGARIFLQVTGGSSLLTSVRRNLTGHADVHAVAAAEAAPDGGRGFVRALARLAVLGAPVDPRALVPEEARRLLDLPVARLDTQSYWVRSMRPAPQDAPAAVLPPRAAPPGESATDDQEPSPARGIDEVTGAVLAHVARISAFPVDHLRGDQLLIDDLGFDSLMLTDLFTSLHREWPQWTFDERAADRPTAARIAALISGGSADAAPAAVPVQRADHGDEAPAPPAADLPAAAPVGAPPPEEQTRIECFPEVAAHGERFAALAGTGLRNPYFLVHEGGITDTTVIDGRELVSFSGYNYLGMATHPRVTEAAREAIARCGTSVSASRLLSGSRPLHLELETELADLLGCEAALTLANGHATNVTVIGHLVGPGDLVIHDSLAHDSILQGCRLSGATRRPFPHNDAAALDAILGQVRHHYRRVLVVIEGVYSMDGDIADLPALVEVKRRHGALLMIDEAHSIGTIGATGRGIGEYCGTDRSAVDLWSGTLSKALASCGGYVAGSRPVVEYLRYTVPGFVYSAGMTPADTAASLTALRLLRAEPQRVARLAENAALFVRLARDAGIDVGDSRDTPVVPCIVGDSMKTLRLAEAMFQQGVSVNPILYPAVPEEMARLRFFVTCDHTCDQIRHAVTALEYELRHLDQAAAA; this comes from the coding sequence ATGACCGACATCGCCATCACCGGACTCGGCTGCCGCTTCCCCGGCGCCCCTGACATCCGCGCCTACTGGAAGCTCCTGCTGAGCGGGGAACGCCAGTTCTCCGCCGTCCCGGCGGAACGCTGGAACCACGGGACCTTCCACGAGCCCGACAACACCTCGGCCCCTCATACCGCGTACACCGACCAGGTCGCCTTCCTGGATGCCGTGGACCGTTTCGCTGCGCCGCACTACGGGGTGCCCCCCGCCCGTGCCCGGGCCATGGACCCCCAGCACCGGCTGATGCTCGACGTCACCCGCGAGGCCCTCGACGACGCGGGGCTGGGCCGTGGCGACTTCGACCGTGAGAACACCGGGGTCTTCCTCGGCATATCGGTGTCCGACTACAAGGACCTGATGGCGGCCCCCCTCCGGGTCATCGCCCTGGCCGACGAGTCGCCCACGGCCGACCACCCCGGCGGCCTCGACGCCGCCAGGGAACAGGCAGCACAGCTCGGCACCGTCCAGAGCTTCACGCTGCCCGGGAGCCTGCTCAACATGGCGGCGGGCACGGTCAGCCGGCAGTTCGACCTCGGCGGCCCCAGTTTCGCCGTCGACGCCGCGTGCTCCGGCTCACTGGTCGCCCTCGACCAGGCGATCGCCCAGCTGGGCCAGGGCGCCTGCCGCATCGCCGTCGTCGGCGGCGTGTACCTCAACCTCACCCCCGACAGCCTGGTCGGCTTCTCCAAGCTCCGCGCACTGTCCGCGACCGGGGTGTGCCGCCCGTTCGACGAGGCGGCCGACGGCTTCGTCCTCGGCGAGGGCTCCGGCGCCGTCGTCATACGGCCGCTCGCGGACGCCCTCGCCAACGGCGACCGCGTCTACGCGGTGATCAAGGGCATCGGCTCGGCCAACGACGGCGCATCTCCCGGACCGCTGACCCCCACCCCCGAAGGCCAGCTGCGCGCCATGCGCCGGGCCTACGACGAGGCCGGGGTCGCCCCCTCGTCCGTGGGCTTCATCGAGGCCCACGGCACCGGCACCGCCGTCGGTGACCGTGCCGAGGTGGAGGCGCTGCGCCGGCTGCGCACCGAGTTCCCCGACGACGACCCCGCACTGTGCTACCTCGCGGCGGGCAAGGCCCTCATCGGGCACTCGCTGTCCGCTGCAGGTATCGCGGGGCTGATCAAGACGGCCCTGGTCGTCCACCACCGCACGATCGTGCCGCAGCCGGAGACCAGCTCCCATCCGGACCTGGGCATCGCCGCCGCGGGCCTGCGCTTCGCCGACACCGCACGGCCCTTTCGGGCCACGGGCACCCCGCGGCGGGCTGCCGTCAGCTCGTTCGGTTTCGGCGGTACGAACGTCCACGTGGTTCTGGAAGAGCAGCCCGCCCCTGCCGTCGACCACCTCACCGAACGGCCCGAAGCCACCCGACCCCAGCTCGTCCTGCTCTCGGCCGGCAACCCCGATCTGCTGGACGAGCACATCGGCGACGTTCTCGACGCACTCGACACGACGGACCGCCCGCCGGTGGCCGCCGTGGCCCACACCCTGGGCGCGCGTGAGCCCCTGACCGCCCGGCTCGCGATCGTCGCCGCCGACACGGACGAACTCGTCCGACGGCTGCGCGAGGCCCGCCGGCAGCTCGCCGACGGCGCCCGGGGCGATCTCGGCGACGGCGCCTTCGCCGCCGACGCTCCCCTGCCGCCGGACCGGCGCCGCATCGCCTTCCTCTTCCCCGGGCAGGGCAGTCAGCGACCGGGCATGATGCAGGACCTCTACGAGAGGTTCACCGGCTTCCGGACCACCGTCGACGCCCTCAGCGCCGTGGCCCGGCGCAACATCGGCTTCGACCTCACCGATCTGCTGTACGGCGGGGCGGCGGCCGGTGAGGGCGACGACGAGGAGCTCAGGAAGCGGCTCGCCGCCACCGACGTGTGTCAGCCGCTGCTCGGCACCGTCCAGATCGCCGCCACCCACCTCCTCGCCGACTGCGGCCTCGCGCCCGACCTCACCCTGGGCCACAGCGTCGGAGAGTTCGCCGCGGCCGCAGCGGCCGGAGCCCTCGCAGACGAGGCCACCGTCCGGCTGCTGGCCCACCGGGGTGCAGCCCTGCGACGGGCCGAGACCGGCTCCCGGGGCGGGATGCTCGCCGTGCAGAGCGACGAGGAGACCTGCCGCCGGCTCATGACCGGCATCGGCGACGTGTGGCTCGCCTGCTTCAACGAGCCGCGGCAGCTCGTGGTCAGCGGCTCGCTGCGCGGGCTAGCCGTCCTGCGGCGCACGTGTGCCGAGGCCGGTGTCGTCACGCTGCCCCTCGAGGTGTCGGGCGCCTTCCACTCGCCGCGGTTCGCCGCCGCCGACGAGGCCTTGAGCACGTACCTCGCCGACCGGCGCCTCGGGAGCCCCGCCCTGCCGTTCGTGTCGTCCGTGGACGGGGCGGTCTGCACCGACGCCGACCGGCTGGGGGAACTGTGGTCCCGGCACGCGTCCGCGCCGGTCCGCTTCGGGGATGCCGTCCGGACCGCCTACGAACAGGGGGCCCGCATCTTCCTCCAGGTGACCGGCGGCAGCTCGCTGCTCACATCGGTCCGCCGCAACCTCACCGGGCACGCAGACGTCCACGCCGTCGCCGCCGCGGAGGCCGCGCCGGACGGCGGACGCGGGTTCGTCCGGGCCCTCGCCCGGCTCGCGGTCCTGGGCGCCCCGGTCGACCCGCGCGCCCTGGTTCCCGAGGAAGCCCGCCGTCTGCTGGACCTGCCGGTGGCCAGGCTCGACACCCAGTCCTACTGGGTGCGGAGCATGCGCCCCGCGCCGCAGGACGCCCCCGCCGCCGTCCTGCCGCCCCGGGCCGCACCGCCCGGGGAGAGCGCGACGGACGACCAGGAGCCTTCGCCGGCCCGGGGCATCGACGAGGTCACCGGCGCCGTGCTCGCGCACGTGGCCCGGATCAGCGCCTTCCCGGTGGATCATCTGCGGGGCGACCAGCTGCTGATCGACGATCTCGGCTTCGACTCGCTCATGCTGACCGATCTGTTCACCTCCCTCCATCGGGAGTGGCCGCAGTGGACGTTCGACGAGAGGGCTGCCGACCGGCCGACCGCCGCGAGGATCGCCGCGCTGATCTCGGGCGGCTCCGCGGACGCCGCACCCGCGGCCGTCCCCGTACAGCGCGCCGACCACGGCGACGAAGCTCCGGCGCCGCCGGCCGCCGACCTGCCCGCGGCCGCGCCGGTCGGCGCCCCGCCGCCCGAGGAGCAGACGCGGATCGAGTGCTTCCCGGAGGTCGCCGCGCACGGTGAGCGTTTCGCCGCGCTCGCCGGGACGGGGCTGCGGAATCCGTACTTCCTCGTCCACGAAGGCGGCATCACGGACACGACCGTCATCGACGGCCGGGAGCTCGTCTCGTTCTCCGGCTACAACTACCTGGGCATGGCCACGCACCCCCGGGTGACCGAGGCGGCCCGGGAGGCCATCGCACGCTGCGGGACGTCGGTGTCCGCCAGCCGACTGCTGTCCGGCAGCCGTCCGCTCCACCTGGAGCTCGAGACGGAACTCGCCGACCTGCTCGGATGCGAAGCCGCGCTCACCTTGGCCAATGGGCATGCCACCAACGTCACCGTGATCGGACACCTCGTCGGGCCCGGGGACCTCGTCATCCACGACTCCCTCGCCCACGACAGCATCCTGCAGGGATGCAGGCTCTCCGGCGCGACCCGGCGGCCGTTCCCGCACAACGACGCCGCCGCCCTCGACGCGATCCTCGGCCAGGTCCGCCACCACTACCGGCGGGTCCTCGTCGTCATCGAGGGCGTGTACAGCATGGACGGCGACATCGCCGACCTGCCCGCCCTCGTCGAGGTCAAGCGACGGCACGGCGCGCTGCTGATGATCGACGAGGCGCACAGCATCGGGACGATCGGCGCGACCGGGCGCGGCATCGGCGAGTACTGCGGCACCGACCGCTCGGCCGTCGACCTGTGGTCGGGCACGCTGTCCAAGGCGCTGGCGAGCTGCGGCGGCTACGTCGCCGGCAGCCGCCCGGTCGTCGAGTACCTGCGCTACACCGTTCCGGGCTTCGTCTACAGCGCCGGCATGACCCCGGCCGACACCGCCGCGTCGCTGACGGCCCTGCGGCTGCTGCGTGCCGAGCCTCAGCGCGTGGCGCGTCTTGCGGAGAACGCCGCGCTGTTCGTCCGCCTCGCGCGCGATGCGGGCATCGACGTCGGGGACAGCCGGGACACCCCCGTGGTCCCGTGCATCGTCGGGGACTCGATGAAGACCCTGCGACTCGCCGAGGCCATGTTCCAGCAGGGCGTCAGCGTCAATCCCATCCTCTACCCGGCCGTACCCGAGGAAATGGCCCGGCTGCGCTTCTTCGTCACCTGCGACCACACCTGCGACCAGATCCGTCACGCCGTGACCGCGCTCGAGTACGAGCTGCGGCACCTGGACCAGGCCGCGGCCGCCTGA
- a CDS encoding MMPL family transporter produces MSRRAGVFVTRRPRLVLFAALVFLLLSAVFGAEATGRLKTQGYDDPRSESSRAARVAAEHLGASPNLVVVAQARAGSVDDPAARSAGEALTARLRTQPHVSGVTSYWTGNAAELRSRDGRAAMLVAHVAGEGEQLGTRVKQLSKELTTPTAATTALTVHAGGPALIDAELQDLSESDLKRAESVVLPGTLILLVLVFGSVVAAALPLLIGVLAIAGTLLVLSVLGAVTDVSVFALNLTTALGLGLGIDYGLLVVSRFREELADGHGPRSAALRTVRTAGHTILFSAATVSAALATLLVFPPYFLRSFAYAGIAVVAIAAVSAVTVLPALLALLGKRVNAWAVPWRRRAHAGSESRFWRRLSQIVVRRPLIAALPVIGLLVVLAGPFAHAGFATPDERALPVSSSSRQTGDLVRGAFDMNGPSALTVVMTGQASPPAREDYARRLSALPQVAQVVGPEGSFRHSAKAAVSGSPGSAARPVGDGPTRLSVVPQADPRSRAAQQLVHAVRATPAPAGTDVLVGGPSAVLVDAKATVGDRLPLALSLITLTTFVLLLGFTRSLLLPLKAIALNALSLAAVLGAMVWVFQTGHLQHLLHFTPGPLSTTMPVLLFCIVFGLSVDYEVFVLARIKEAHEAGQGNTDSIVSGIAHTGGIVTTAGSLLAFTLLSFGTSQVSLLQFFGIGAGLGVLLDATLVRGVLVPALMRLAGGLNWWAPWPIRRKVPHPAARAPVATAGRGAPRSAPIHLPPHPRTADSHGAEPVPSALVAVRPGHHEMEEDPS; encoded by the coding sequence ATGTCCCGTCGCGCAGGGGTCTTCGTGACCCGCCGTCCACGGCTCGTCCTGTTTGCCGCGCTCGTTTTCCTCCTGCTGTCCGCCGTGTTCGGCGCAGAGGCGACCGGCCGGCTGAAGACGCAGGGGTACGACGACCCCCGATCGGAGTCCAGCCGCGCCGCCCGGGTGGCGGCCGAGCACCTGGGGGCGTCCCCCAACCTGGTCGTCGTCGCCCAGGCCCGCGCCGGCTCCGTCGACGACCCGGCGGCCCGGAGCGCGGGCGAGGCCCTGACCGCACGCCTTCGTACGCAACCGCACGTGAGCGGCGTGACCTCGTACTGGACCGGCAACGCGGCGGAACTGCGCAGCCGGGACGGCCGCGCGGCCATGCTCGTCGCGCACGTGGCCGGCGAGGGGGAGCAGCTCGGAACGCGGGTGAAGCAGCTGAGCAAGGAGCTGACGACCCCGACGGCCGCCACGACGGCCCTCACGGTGCACGCGGGAGGACCGGCGCTCATCGACGCCGAGCTCCAGGACCTCTCGGAGTCCGACCTGAAGCGCGCCGAGTCCGTCGTGCTGCCGGGAACGCTGATCCTGCTGGTCCTGGTGTTCGGAAGCGTGGTGGCCGCGGCCCTGCCCCTGCTGATCGGGGTACTGGCCATCGCCGGGACGCTGCTGGTCCTGAGCGTGCTCGGCGCCGTCACCGACGTGTCCGTGTTCGCGCTGAACCTCACCACCGCGCTCGGCCTGGGGTTGGGCATCGACTACGGGCTGCTGGTCGTCTCCCGGTTCCGCGAGGAGCTCGCCGACGGACACGGTCCGCGCAGCGCCGCCCTGCGCACCGTGCGTACCGCCGGCCACACGATCCTCTTCAGTGCCGCCACGGTCTCCGCCGCGCTCGCGACGCTGCTGGTGTTCCCGCCCTACTTCCTGCGCTCCTTCGCCTACGCGGGCATCGCCGTGGTGGCGATCGCTGCGGTGAGCGCCGTCACCGTGTTGCCGGCTCTGCTCGCGCTGCTCGGAAAGCGGGTGAACGCCTGGGCCGTGCCGTGGCGCCGCCGGGCCCACGCCGGCTCGGAGTCACGCTTCTGGCGGCGGCTGTCGCAGATCGTCGTACGCCGCCCGCTGATCGCGGCGCTGCCGGTGATCGGACTGCTCGTGGTACTCGCCGGGCCGTTCGCGCACGCCGGTTTCGCCACCCCTGACGAGCGGGCGCTGCCCGTGAGCTCCTCCAGCCGTCAGACCGGGGACCTGGTGCGCGGTGCGTTCGACATGAACGGCCCCAGCGCGCTCACGGTCGTCATGACGGGTCAGGCTTCCCCGCCCGCCCGGGAGGACTACGCCCGCCGGCTCTCCGCGCTCCCGCAGGTCGCCCAGGTCGTGGGGCCCGAGGGCAGCTTCCGGCACAGCGCGAAGGCAGCGGTCTCCGGCTCCCCCGGATCCGCGGCCCGGCCCGTCGGCGACGGCCCGACCCGGCTCTCCGTGGTGCCGCAGGCGGACCCCCGGTCGCGCGCCGCCCAGCAGCTCGTGCACGCCGTCCGCGCGACTCCCGCCCCGGCGGGCACCGATGTCCTCGTCGGCGGACCGAGTGCGGTCCTGGTCGACGCCAAGGCCACCGTCGGAGACCGGCTTCCGCTGGCGCTCTCGCTGATCACCCTCACCACGTTCGTACTGCTGCTCGGCTTCACGCGCAGCCTGCTGCTGCCGCTGAAGGCCATCGCGCTGAACGCCCTGAGCCTCGCTGCCGTCCTCGGCGCGATGGTGTGGGTCTTCCAGACGGGCCACCTGCAGCACCTGCTCCATTTCACGCCCGGACCACTCAGCACGACCATGCCGGTGCTGCTGTTCTGCATCGTCTTCGGGCTCTCGGTGGACTACGAGGTGTTCGTCCTCGCGCGCATCAAGGAGGCGCACGAGGCCGGGCAGGGCAACACCGACTCGATCGTCTCGGGCATAGCCCACACGGGCGGCATCGTCACGACCGCCGGTTCCCTCCTCGCCTTCACGCTCCTGAGCTTCGGCACCTCCCAGGTCTCGCTCCTGCAGTTCTTCGGAATCGGCGCAGGCCTCGGTGTCCTCCTCGACGCCACGCTCGTGCGGGGCGTCCTCGTACCGGCGCTCATGCGCCTGGCCGGCGGCCTGAACTGGTGGGCGCCGTGGCCCATCAGGCGCAAGGTGCCCCATCCGGCGGCCCGGGCTCCCGTGGCCACGGCCGGCAGGGGTGCCCCGCGGTCCGCGCCGATCCACCTGCCCCCGCACCCTCGCACCGCTGACTCCCACGGTGCAGAGCCCGTCCCCTCCGCCTTGGTCGCCGTGCGCCCGGGGCACCACGAAATGGAAGAAGACCCGTCATGA